A region from the Triticum urartu cultivar G1812 chromosome 1, Tu2.1, whole genome shotgun sequence genome encodes:
- the LOC125539565 gene encoding GATA transcription factor 15-like, with protein MATSTFSLFFPPLPSSKGQWPSVEEAAYSYDDHSSVTTLSPSSPASSASSGSLVDCTLSLGTPSTRRPEPDRTRHGAPPQACPSVSAGAEPCYYHQQQGRGGAAGHEQLLDRRCANCGTASTPLWRNGPRGPKSLCNACGIRFKKEERRAAETNAGGGCGYVAQRAHVSAPRAVPYAEEALPYAGAVDAPFLAWRLNGVPPAPAFSSWPDRQHGVYQYN; from the exons ATGGCCACCTCCACCTTCTCGCTCTTCTTCCCGCCGCTGCCCAGCAGCAAAGGCCAGTGGCCGTCTGTAGAGGAGGCTGCCTACTCCTACGATGACCACAGCTCCGTCACcaccctctccccttcctccccggcctcctctgcttcctcgGGATCCCTGGTGGACTGCACGCTCTCCCTCGGCACGCCGTCGACGCGCCGCCCCGAGCCAGACCGTACTAGGCACGGGGCTCCGCCGCAGGCCTGCCCGTCCGTGTCTGCCGGGGCCGAGCCCTGCTACTACCACCAGCAGCAGGGCAGGGGCGGCGCCGCCGGGCACGAGCAGCTCCTGGACCGCCGCTGCGCCAACTGCGGCACGGCATCCACGCCGCTCTGGCGGAACGGCCCTCGCGGACCCAAG TCCCTCTGCAACGCCTGCGGCATCAGGTTCAAGAAGGAGGAGCGCCGCGCGGCGGAGACCAATGCCGGCGGCGGGTGCGGCTACGTCGCGCAGCGGGCGCACGTGTCGGCCCCTCGTGCCGTGCCGTACGCGGAGGAGGCGCTTCCTTACGCCGGCGCCGTCGACGCGCCCTTCCTGGCGTGGCGGCTGAACGGCGTCCCGCCGGCCCCGGCGTTCTCGTCGTGGCCCGACAGGCAGCACGGCGTGTACCAGTACAACTAG